DNA from Rubripirellula lacrimiformis:
ACTGGAAGGCGACATGTTGATCGTGGCTTCCAGAAACGGGTTAAGCGAAAGCTGGAAAACGTCGGCTGCGTTGGCAAAGGCTGGCGTGACCACTCCAGTCGCCTCGATCACCGAAAATGTGTCGCCGACTGAATAGGCTGAACCGGCGAAGGTCGGCACCAGCGTGGAATCAGTCACCGTCACATTACCATCCACGTCAATCAAATCATTGCTCGGCACGTCACCAAGAATGTCGACCTGGATGGTTGCGTCAGTGGCATCAAGATCGCCGGTGATGAACAGTGTGCCCACCGTTCCCACATTGCCGTTTGCTCCCGGCGCAATGGCCCCCGAAGCGGTCACATTGGCAGTAACTTGATCAAGGTCTCCGATCAAGGTGGTCGAGGGTGAGAGCACGATATCCGGAGACGCATCGCCAGTCAGATTTAGATCTCCCAGATCGATCGTTCCTCCCGTGGCACTGATCGCACTGTTCCCAACCCGATCAATGACGACCGCAGCGACATTGTCGTTGGCAAAGGTGATGCTATCGGTAATCGTTGGCAGGTCACTTAACAGAATGATGGTACCGCCGCCGGGAATATCAAACACGATCCGGTCGCCCGCAGCAGCGGTTCCAATCGCTGCTCTCAAGGAACCGCCCCCTGCATCACTCAGGTTATCAACGATAACGTCCGCCGAGCGGGCGTCTTGGGCATGCAGGAGGACACAACATGCTACCAACGCCCGACAAAAGGAACGCGTGCCGGTGATTCGAAAAGGGCTTGAAAGCATCGTCATTAACTTCTCGCTCGTGTCAGCAGAGGCCATTCGATCCATTCAAATCGACCTTCGATAGCATCGGCGGCAAACCGTTACATGCTGAAGCACCGTTGCGTTGATTTCTATTGATGCCATCGCTTGGATCACAACAATCCTCATCACGCATCAATTCCGCGCAACCCGCGAAGCCTGCTTCACCCGCACAGTTCGCCAAAGAACTTGAGGTGATTTCCATTCGTGTTCCATCCATCCGCTGGAGCCGTCAGGGACGAGGAGTAGGGAACACGAGATCCTGGCGATGGCACTCTATTGTTTTTTTCGATTTTTTGAAAACACGACTTTGCAGAATAACTAGATATCCGTGACCGGAGCGAGCGGGGTTCCGGGTCAAGAAACGGAATCGGTTTAGATCGACAGCGTGTCCATTGTCCCACCCTGGGCGGCGTGTGCTCGCTCGCCCTCTAGCGTGCCACCAGCGGCAGGGGCGGGGCGGTAAATTCCACCACTCGCTTTCATGCACTCTGCGGCAGTGCGTTGTCATCTCTGGGGCCAATGACAATGCTCACTGCCTGCCGTGCGTCACGTTACGTTACGTGACGACCTTTGAACTGAATCCTGATTCCGGCTTGCCGATTCGGTCTGAACGATTGCCTTGATCTCGCTCAGTTAGGCACCGGTCAATTCTGACTCCACGATTCCAATCAGTTTGCTGTCCAAGTTGCTCACGCTTCGCCTCTACCCGGATATCCGTTTTTGATGATGTACTCGAAGCCAGAGATCAGCTCATCAATGCTAGGCCTTGTGAAGGGCATCGTTTGTATCGACGCTGCGTACAACTCTCCATCTGGTCGGACCACGAAGAGACCGGGTTCACTGAAGGTGTCCGGCTCGCTTGGCTTGATCGCCTTTGACACGTAAAGCCCCCACGCCCTGGCTTCTTCGATGGTGAAGTCGTATCCAATCCGAATGTTGTTCAGGCGCCATTCATCTTTGCTCTTCTTGGCTCGTTCGCGTGAGTCACTGCTGATCGCAACGGCCCCGATGCCCATCGCCTCCAGCTCATCCATCTTGCGCTCGATGCTGCCCAGATAACTTCGGCATATCGGGCAGTGATAGCCGCGATAGAAAAAGACGAACGTGAAGTGCTCAGGGGCTTGCTCGCTGAGCTCCCAGTCCGGTCCGTCAACTATTTTGACCGTCAAAACAGGAACCGTGGATTGTGGCTTAAGCATGCGTAGTATTTCCAATTCTAGTGTTCGCTGTATCATCAAAGTGATCAAAGAACCACCAAAGGGGTAATGCCCGAATGCCGCGTGGTTAAGCAGTGAATCACTGCATGTAGTCGACTTTGTCATTTGCCTGCACTGCCGGTAGCGATAGCAAATGTCGTACGGCACTTTTCGAGCCAACTAAATCAACAAACACGACCGAGCCCTGTTCTGATGGACTGAACTTCAAAACCCAGTTCTCCAAAACAAGAGCCCAGTCGTGCCCTCAAAGTCTAACCGATCGTTGGCCACAGTGGCCGCCAGTCTGCAAACCGAATCGGAACAGTCGTTGCTCTTTGAGCGGTTCTTGCCGGCCGCTGGAATCAACCAAGTCTGTCACGATCTTGACCACTCGTTTCGCGATCGAATCTACAGTCCCGTGGTCACGCTCGGGATGCTCCTCGGGCAGACGCTTTCAAGGGATCACTCGTGACGAAATGCTGTGGCCCGCCTGAACGCATGGCGGGTAGAGCATTCAAAACCGAAAGCCGACGCCAATACAACCGCATACTGCGAAGCCCGGCAGCGTCTGCCTGACGAGGTTGTTGCAGAAATCGCTCGACGCAGTGGGCATCAGTTGGAACGAAAACAAATCCATGTGGTGAATCTGCAATGCCTCGTGCAAAATCCTCTCGGACGCCGCGTAATCCTCATCCTTGTGAAAGACCGTCGCTCACAAGTTGCCGCGATTCAAAGCATGGTAAAGACCGCTTGCTTC
Protein-coding regions in this window:
- a CDS encoding peroxiredoxin-like family protein; this encodes MLKPQSTVPVLTVKIVDGPDWELSEQAPEHFTFVFFYRGYHCPICRSYLGSIERKMDELEAMGIGAVAISSDSRERAKKSKDEWRLNNIRIGYDFTIEEARAWGLYVSKAIKPSEPDTFSEPGLFVVRPDGELYAASIQTMPFTRPSIDELISGFEYIIKNGYPGRGEA